A stretch of Solenopsis invicta isolate M01_SB chromosome 9, UNIL_Sinv_3.0, whole genome shotgun sequence DNA encodes these proteins:
- the LOC105196146 gene encoding ubiquitin carboxyl-terminal hydrolase isozyme L3, producing the protein MAWVPLESNPEVMTKFLHKLGVPKKWSVLDVYSLEPEMLAIVSRPVLAVILLYPVPSKTEKTEEDKEEEKDSTPDSVYHMKQSISNACGTIALIHSVANNLDTIQLEDGFLKKFLDETKGLSYLERGERLMKTQDIIDTHMESAQEGQTEAPTEDVEVYHHFVAFIHKDGSLYELDGRKPAPINHGSTTPETLLDDAARVCKETYIDRDPNEVRFTVVALAANE; encoded by the exons ATGGCTTGGGTGCCGTTGGAATCAAATCCGGAG GTTATGACAAAG TTTCTCCACAAGTTGGGTGTCCCAAAGAAATGGTCGGTTTTGGATGTGTACAGTTTAGAGCCAGAGATGCTGGCTATTGTCTCTAGGCCTGTACTTGCGGTCATTCTACTTTATCCCGTTCCTTCAAAG ACTGAGAAGACTGAAGAagacaaagaagaagaaaaagatagcACCCCTGATTCTGTTTACCACATGAAGCAAAGTATTTCAAATGCTTGTGGGACCATTGCGTTGATTCACAGCGTGGCGAATAACTTAGACAC CATACAGCTGGAGGATGGATTTCTCAAAAAGTTTTTAGATGAAACCAAAGGACTCTCGTATCTTGAGCGTGGCGAGCGTTTGATGAAAACTCAAGATATTATTGATACTCACATGGAATCTGCCCAGGAAGGACAGACCGAG GCGCCTACTGAAGATGTAGAAGTATATCATCATTTTGTGGCATTCATACATAAGGATGGATCCTTATACGAGCTAG ACGGTCGAAAGCCTGCCCCTATCAATCACGGCTCAACTACGCCAGAGACTCTCCTTGACGATGCAGCTCGCGTGTGCAAGGAAACGTACATCGATCGCGATCCTAACGAAGTGCGTTTCACGGTGGTCGCACTTGCTGCCAACGAGTAA
- the LOC105196148 gene encoding cytosolic non-specific dipeptidase, translating into MALPPTLKTLFKYIDEHKQDYIDNLKEAVAIKSVSAWPDHRDEVIKMMKWAEVRLKNLGATTELADVGKQDLPDGSKIPLPPVLLGNLGSDPAKKTVLLYGHLDVQPALMKDGWDTEPFVLTEKDGKLFGRGSTDDKGPVLCWIHALQAYKAMGIDIPVNLKFVFEGMEESGSEGLDELLWARKDSFLKGVDYVCISDNYWLGTTKPCITYGLRGIAYFLIEVACAAKDLHSGTFGGCVHEGMADLIYLMNTLVDVNGRILIDGIYDNVAELTEAEIATYKDIEFDVDEFRVSVGTAKLAHKEDKIKLLMHRWRQPSLSIHGIEGAFSESGAKTVIPSKVIGKFSIRLVPDMNPDETTKKVIAYINKKWQERGSPNIMKVSMFHGGKPWSENPDHPNYIAGRKATQHVYNVEPDLSREGGSIPVTLTFQEVTGKNVLLLPVGQGDDGAHSQNEKLNVHNYIQGTKLLGAYLYEVAHV; encoded by the exons ATGGCATTACCACCGACATTAAAGACCTTATTTAA ATATATAGACGAACATAAACAGGATTACATAGATAACTTGAAAGAGGCAGTTGCTATTAAGTCTGTATCAGCATGGCCAGATCACAGAGACGAGGTGATCAAAATGATGAAATGGGCAGAAGTGAGACTAAAGAATCTTGGTGCAACTACAGAATTGGCTGATGTAGGCAAACAGGATCTTCCCGATGGTAGTAAAATTCCACTGCCTCCTGTGTTACTTGGAAATCTTGGTTCAGACCCAGCAAAGAAAACGGTGCTTTTATATGGACATTTGGATGTACAGCCTGCATTAATGAAGGATGGATGGGACACCGAGCCTTTTGTCCTTACTGAAAAAGATGGAAAACTTTTTGGCCGAGGCAGTACAGATGACAAAGGGCCAGTTCTTTGTTGGATACACGCATTGCAAGCTTACAAAGCAATGGGGATCGATATCCCTGTTAATCTTAAG TTTGTCTTCGAAGGAATGGAAGAAAGTGGCAGTGAAGGCTTGGATGAACTTCTTTGGGCAAGGAAAGACAGCTTTCTAAAAGGCGTAGACTATGTTTGCATATCAGACAATTATTGGCTGGGCACCACAAAACCATGTATTACTTATGGTCTACGAGGTATCGCCTATTTTCTAATAGAAGTTGCTTGCGCTGCTAAGGATTTGCATAGTGGTACCTTTGGTGGATGTGTACATGAAGGCATGGCAGATCTGATTTACTTAATGAATACGCTGGTCGACGTTAACGGTCGTATTCTGATAGATGGCATTTATGACAATGTAGCAGAATTAACAGAAGCTGAAATAGCTACATACAAGGATATAGAATTTGATGTGGATGAATTTAGAGTATCAGTTGGAACTGCAAAACTAGCGCATAAGGAAGACAAA ATTAAACTGTTGATGCATCGTTGGAGGCAACCCAGCTTGTCTATTCATGGAATAGAAGGTGCTTTCAGTGAGTCAGGAGCAAAGACAGTGATTCCGAGTAAAGTTATTGGTAAATTTTCGATTAGACTAGTGCCTGACATGAATCCAGACGAGACAACTAAGAAGGTTATTGcgtatataaataagaaatggcAGGAGAGAGGTAGCCCAAATATCATGAAAGTGTCGATGTTCCATGGTGGCAAGCCATGGTCCGAGAATCCCGACCATCCGAATTACATAGCTGGTCGGAAAGCTACTCAACACGTTTACAATGTAGAGCCTGATCTCTCTCGCGAAGGCGGATCGATACCAGTTACGCTGACTTTCCAGGAAGTTACTGGTAAAAATGTATTGCTTTTACCAGTTGGTCAGGGTGACGATGGTGCACATTCTCAGaatgaaaagttaaatgtaCATAACTACATCCAAGGG ACGAAACTACTTGGAGCTTATCTTTATGAAGTAGCTCATGTGTAG
- the LOC105196145 gene encoding proton-coupled amino acid transporter 1 isoform X1, with protein sequence MEMNNTSISVITPKKNSIHGDETTFKQPLGNSGTYGAFQSKDPILATEKGCDVKGGSNEHGISVHHPTSYLETMMHLFKGNVGSGIFALGDAFKNAGLLLAPPLTIFLGIICVHAQHILIKCNEEVTRRVGDGTNTSGFAGTVEMCFATGPIGFRKYSTLMRKLVNVFLCITQLGFCSVYFVFISTNMKQVLDAHGIEMDVHEHMAVVLIPIMLSTWIRNLKYLVPVSSIANFLMIAGYIATMYIMSHDVPSIYERRYVADWNNLPLFFGTVIYSFEGITLVLPLKNEMRKPSNFNKSLGVLNVGMVIVGSMFVAMGFLSYLKYGDDVAGSVTLNLAQKEMVDGIVIYNQLSLPQCIKTAISLSILLTYALQFYVPIAIIWPGIVDKFGPFKWPVLSEIIFRSVMCFITFILAEAIPKLGLFISLVGAVSSTALALVFPPIIEMIVCWHNTNLGFCTIAKDVMIVLIGVLGFATGTYESMTAIINSFSN encoded by the exons ATGGAAATGAACAATACTTCGATTTCTGTGATCACGCCAAAGAAGAACTCTATTCACGGCGACGAAACAACTTTTAAGCAGCCACTTGG AAATAGTGGGACGTATGGAGCATTCCAATCGAAGGATCCCATTCTGGCGACTGAAAAGGGTTGCGATGTCAAAGGTGGAAGCAACGAGCACGGTATCTCCGTGCATCATCCCACGTC GTACCTGGAAACCATGATGCATCTGTTCAAGGGTAACGTCGGTTCAGGGATCTTTGCGTTGGGAGATGCTTTCAAGAACGCCGGATTGCTGCTGGCACCCCCGCTGACGATCTTCCTTGGTATCATCTGCGTGCACGCTCAACACATTCTC ATTAAATGCAACGAAGAAGTAACGCGTCGCGTTGGCGATGGCACCAACACGAGTGGATTTGCCGGAACCGTGGAGATGTGCTTTGCCACTGGTCCCATTGGATTTCGTAAATATTCGACTCTCATGAG AAAATTGGTTAATGTGTTTTTGTGTATCACGCAACTCGGATTCTGCAGCGTATATTTCGTTTTCATTTCCACGAACATGAAGCAG GTACTGGACGCCCACGGGATCGAGATGGACGTTCACGAACACATGGCCGTGGTGTTGATTCCTATAATGCTCAGCACCTGGATCAGAAATCTCAAGTATTTGGTACCAGTGTCCTCGATAGCGAATTTTCTAATGATCGCTGGTTACATCGCCACCATGTACATCATGAGCCACGACGTGCCGTCCATATACGAGAGGAGATATGTCGCGGATTGGAACAATCTACCTCTGTTCTTCGGTACTGTGATATATTCCTTCGAGGGTATTACTCTA GTACTGCCACTAAAGAATGAAATGAGGAAACCTAGCAACTTTAACAAGTCGCTAGGTGTTCTCAATGTCGGTATGGTGATAGTCGGTTCTATGTTCGTCGCAATGGGTTTTCTGTCTTATCTAAAGTACGGTGACGACGTTGCTGGTTCGGTCACGCTCAATCTTGCACAAAAGGAGAT GGTGGACGGGATTGTCATCTACAATCAATTAAG CTTACCGCAATGCATCAAGACCGCCATCTCTTTGAGCATATTGCTTACCTACGCCTTGCAGTTTTACGTCCCGATCGCCATAATATGGCCCGGCATCGTTGACAAATTCGGTCCATTTAAATGGCCAGTGTTGTCGGAGATTATTTTCCGTTCCGTCATGTGCTTTATCACAT TTATTCTGGCGGAGGCGATACCAAAATTGGGTCTCTTCATATCCCTGGTCGGCGCGGTCAGTAGCACCGCCCTCGCGCTCGTGTTTCCGCCGATCATCGAGATGATTGTCTGCTGGCACAACACTAATCTTGGTTTTTGCACAATCGCAAAGGACGTTATGATAGTGCTGATCGGCGTGTTGGGCTTCGCCACCGGGACGTATGAGAGCATGACGGCGATCATTAATTCGTTCAGCAACTGA
- the LOC105196145 gene encoding proton-coupled amino acid transporter 1 isoform X2, translating into MEMNNTSISVITPKKNSIHGDETTFKQPLGNSGTYGAFQSKDPILATEKGCDVKGGSNEHGISVHHPTSYLETMMHLFKGNVGSGIFALGDAFKNAGLLLAPPLTIFLGIICVHAQHILIKCNEEVTRRVGDGTNTSGFAGTVEMCFATGPIGFRKYSTLMRKLVNVFLCITQLGFCSVYFVFISTNMKQVLDAHGIEMDVHEHMAVVLIPIMLSTWIRNLKYLVPVSSIANFLMIAGYIATMYIMSHDVPSIYERRYVADWNNLPLFFGTVIYSFEGITLVLPLKNEMRKPSNFNKSLGVLNVGMVIVGSMFVAMGFLSYLKYGDDVAGSVTLNLAQKEILPQCIKTAISLSILLTYALQFYVPIAIIWPGIVDKFGPFKWPVLSEIIFRSVMCFITFILAEAIPKLGLFISLVGAVSSTALALVFPPIIEMIVCWHNTNLGFCTIAKDVMIVLIGVLGFATGTYESMTAIINSFSN; encoded by the exons ATGGAAATGAACAATACTTCGATTTCTGTGATCACGCCAAAGAAGAACTCTATTCACGGCGACGAAACAACTTTTAAGCAGCCACTTGG AAATAGTGGGACGTATGGAGCATTCCAATCGAAGGATCCCATTCTGGCGACTGAAAAGGGTTGCGATGTCAAAGGTGGAAGCAACGAGCACGGTATCTCCGTGCATCATCCCACGTC GTACCTGGAAACCATGATGCATCTGTTCAAGGGTAACGTCGGTTCAGGGATCTTTGCGTTGGGAGATGCTTTCAAGAACGCCGGATTGCTGCTGGCACCCCCGCTGACGATCTTCCTTGGTATCATCTGCGTGCACGCTCAACACATTCTC ATTAAATGCAACGAAGAAGTAACGCGTCGCGTTGGCGATGGCACCAACACGAGTGGATTTGCCGGAACCGTGGAGATGTGCTTTGCCACTGGTCCCATTGGATTTCGTAAATATTCGACTCTCATGAG AAAATTGGTTAATGTGTTTTTGTGTATCACGCAACTCGGATTCTGCAGCGTATATTTCGTTTTCATTTCCACGAACATGAAGCAG GTACTGGACGCCCACGGGATCGAGATGGACGTTCACGAACACATGGCCGTGGTGTTGATTCCTATAATGCTCAGCACCTGGATCAGAAATCTCAAGTATTTGGTACCAGTGTCCTCGATAGCGAATTTTCTAATGATCGCTGGTTACATCGCCACCATGTACATCATGAGCCACGACGTGCCGTCCATATACGAGAGGAGATATGTCGCGGATTGGAACAATCTACCTCTGTTCTTCGGTACTGTGATATATTCCTTCGAGGGTATTACTCTA GTACTGCCACTAAAGAATGAAATGAGGAAACCTAGCAACTTTAACAAGTCGCTAGGTGTTCTCAATGTCGGTATGGTGATAGTCGGTTCTATGTTCGTCGCAATGGGTTTTCTGTCTTATCTAAAGTACGGTGACGACGTTGCTGGTTCGGTCACGCTCAATCTTGCACAAAAGGAGAT CTTACCGCAATGCATCAAGACCGCCATCTCTTTGAGCATATTGCTTACCTACGCCTTGCAGTTTTACGTCCCGATCGCCATAATATGGCCCGGCATCGTTGACAAATTCGGTCCATTTAAATGGCCAGTGTTGTCGGAGATTATTTTCCGTTCCGTCATGTGCTTTATCACAT TTATTCTGGCGGAGGCGATACCAAAATTGGGTCTCTTCATATCCCTGGTCGGCGCGGTCAGTAGCACCGCCCTCGCGCTCGTGTTTCCGCCGATCATCGAGATGATTGTCTGCTGGCACAACACTAATCTTGGTTTTTGCACAATCGCAAAGGACGTTATGATAGTGCTGATCGGCGTGTTGGGCTTCGCCACCGGGACGTATGAGAGCATGACGGCGATCATTAATTCGTTCAGCAACTGA
- the LOC105196147 gene encoding alpha-L-fucosidase codes for MLLVHSLCIILILCVSIEAYNNVQKDEDNFVPFSTKEPKYVPTWPSLDSRPLPSWYDEAKFGIFIHWGVFSVPSFGSEWFWNHWKNEIISTKFRDFMKQRYPPNFTYQDFARDFTAEFFNATDWAELFQASGAKYIVLTSKHHEGYTLWPSTFSFSWNSMDVGPQKNLVGELEKAIRNKTDIKFGLYHSLFEWYNPLYVSDKENNFKTDRFVLQKAMPELRELIETYKPDIVWSDGDGEATDTYWKSKEFLAWLYNESPVKDVVVVNDRWGINISCHHGGFFTCNDRFNPGVLLPHKWENCMTIDKKSWGYRRNAVLSDYYTLAGLVKELVITVSCGGNLLMNIGPTKDGIITPIYEERLRGMGAWLAVNGEAIYNTKPWTVQNDTLTENVWYTLSNNQKQLYASILEWPDDNTLLLGSPKLLKNSQIHLLGYSSEIPWKQSDNVLEISLPANAHKGQPAWVLKMGKKN; via the exons ATGTTGTTAGTACATAGCTTGTGCATCATACTGATACTCTGTGTGTCGATAGAGGCATATAATAATGTGCAAAAAGATGAGGATAACTTTGTGCCATTTTCAACCAAAGAACCAAAATATGTTCCAACTTGGCCTAGCCTAGACAGCCGACCACTTCCATCCTGGTACGATGAGGCAAAGTTTGGAATCTTTATTCATTGGGGTGTATTCAGCGTGCCCAGCTTTGGCTCTGAATGGTTTTGGAATCATTGGAAAA ACGAAATTATAAGCACAAAATTTCGCGATTTTATGAAACAAAGATATCCTCCAAATTTCACTTATCAAGACTTTGCACGAGACTTCACTGCTGAATTCTTTAATGCCACGGACTGGGCAGAGTTATTCCAAGCATCAGGTGCAAAGTATATTGTATTAACAAGCAAGCATCATGAGGGATATACATTGTGGCCATCAACATTTTCATTCAGTTGGAATTCTATGGATGTGGGACCTCAAAAGAATCTTGTCG GTGAGCTGGAAAAAGCTATTCGAAACAAAACAGATATAAAGTTTGGCTTGTATCATTCCCTGTTTGAATGGTATAATCCTCTCTATGTATCAGACaaagagaacaattttaaaacagATAGGTTTGTGCTTCAAAAGGCAATGCCGGAATTACGCGAGTTGATAGAAACATACAAACCAGATATAGTTTGGTCGGACGGAGATGGAGAAGCAACGGATACTTATTGGAAATCAAAGGAATTTTTAGCCTGGCTCTACAACGAAAGTCCTGTGAAAGACGTAGTGGTGGTGAATGATAGATGGGGCATTAATATATCATGTCATCATGGTGGTTTTTTCACGTGTAATGATCGTTTTAATCctg GTGTACTTCTCCCACACAAGTGGGAAAACTGTATGACTATAGACAAAAAATCCTGGGGATATCGTCGAAACGCCGTTTTATCAGATTACTATACATTGGCGGGATTAGTGAAAGAGTTAGTAATTACTGTAAGCTGTGGTGGAAATTTACTAATGAATATTGGACCAACAAAAGATGGCATCATTACACCAATTTATGAAGAGAGATTGCGTGGAATGG GTGCTTGGCTAGCAGTTAACGGCGAAGCTATTTACAATACTAAACCATGGACAGTACAAAACGATACTTTAACAGAAAATGTCTGGTATACATTAAGTAATAATCAAAAACAACTATATGCCTCAATTCTAGAATGGCCAGACGATAATACATTGTTGTTAGGCTCGCCTAAACTTTTGAAGAATTCTCAGATACATCTACTTGGTTATTCATCAGAAATTCCT tGGAAACAATCTGATAATGTGCTGGAAATAAGTTTACCTGCTAATGCACACAAAGGTCAACCAGCTTGGGTATTAAAAAtgggtaaaaaaaattga
- the LOC105196149 gene encoding alpha-L-fucosidase, whose protein sequence is MMLLVHILCAVLIFCVSVHAHYNVIVRTDEEEKFMSILTKAPKYDPTWSSLDSRPLPAWYDEAKFGIFIHWGVFSVPSFGSEWFWNNWKDENITKSTKYFDFMKQRYPPNFTYQDFGRDFTAEFFNAAEWAELFKASGAKYIVLTSKHHEGYTLWPSKYSFSWNSMDVGPQKDLVGELAQAIRNKTDIKFGLYHSLYEWYNPLYVTDKKNNFTTNRFVTHKIIPELQELVETYKPEVVWSDGDWEATDSYWKSKEFLAWLYNESPVKDTVVVNDRWGINMSCHHGGYFTCTDRFNPGVLLPHKWENCMTIDKKSWGYRRNAVLSEYYTLAGLVKELVITVSCGGNLLMNVGPTKDGIITPIYEERLRGMGAWLAVNGEAIYDTKPWTVQNDTLTESVWYTLSKNEKQLYALILEWPDDNILLLGSLKLSKDSQIHLLGYSSVISWKQSDNKLEISLPANAHKGQPAWVLKIEIFKNLHVF, encoded by the exons ATGATGTTGCTTGTACATATTTTGTGTGCAGTGTTGATCTTTTGCGTGTCAGTGCACGCACATTATAATGTAATAGTGAGAACAGATGAAGAAGAGAAGTTTATGTCAATTTTAACAAAAGCACCAAAGTATGATCCAACTTGGTCTAGTTTAGACAGTCGACCACTACCAGCCTGGTATGATGAGGCAAAGTTTGGAATCTTTATTCATTGGGGTGTATTCAGCGTGCCCAGCTTTGGCTCTGAATGGTTTTGGAATAATTGGAAAG ACgaaaatattactaaatctACGAAATATTTCGACTTCATGAAACAAAGATATCCTCCAAACTTTACCTATCAAGACTTTGGACGTGACTTCACCGCCGAATTCTTCAATGCTGCCGAATGGGCCGAATTATTTAAAGCGTCAGGTGCAAAATATATCGTATTGACAAGCAAGCATCATGAAGGATATACGTTGTGGCCGTCAAAGTATTCATTCAGTTGGAATTCTATGGATGTGGGACCTCAAAAAGATCTCGTtg GTGAACTAGCACAAGCGATTCGTAACAAAACAGACATCAAGTTTGGCTTATATCATTCCCTGTACGAATGGTATAATCCTCtttatgtgacagataaaaaaaacaatttcacaACAAATAGATTTGTGACTCATAAAATAATACCAGAATTACAAGAACTGGTAGAAACATACAAGCCAGAAGTAGTTTGGTCGGATGGAGATTGGGAAGCGACAGATTCTTATTGGAaatcaaaagaatttttagCCTGGTTATACAATGAAAGCCCTGTAAAAGATACAGTGGTGGTGAATGATAGATGGGGCATTAATATGTCATGCCATCATGGTGGTTACTTTACATGTACTGATCGCTTTAATCCTG GTGTACTTCTTCCACATAAGTGGGAAAACTGTATGACTATTGATAAAAAATCCTGGGGATATCGCAGAAACGCTGTTTTATCAGAGTACTACACATTAGCAGGATTAGTGAAAGAATTGGTAATTACTGTTAGTTGCGGTGGAAATTTACTAATGAACGTTGGACCAACAAAAGATGGCATTATTACTCCAATATATGAAGAGAGATTGCGTGGAATGG gcGCTTGGCTAGCAGTTAATGGCGAAGCTATTTACGATACTAAACCTTGGACAGTACAAAATGATACCTTAACAGAAAGTGTCTGGTACACATTAAGTAAAAACGAAAAACAGTTGTATGCCTTAATTCTAGAATGGCCAGATGATAATATCTTGTTATTAGGCTCGCTTAAACTTTCGAAGGATTCTCAGATACATCTACTTGGTTATTCGTCAGTAATTTCT TGGAAACAATCTGATAATAAGCTGGAAATAAGTTTACCTGCTAACGCACATAAAGGACAACCCGCTTGGGTATTAAAGATcgagatttttaaaaacttgcatgtattttag